The following proteins are encoded in a genomic region of Drosophila willistoni isolate 14030-0811.24 chromosome 3R, UCI_dwil_1.1, whole genome shotgun sequence:
- the LOC6651674 gene encoding zinc finger protein weckle, which produces MDLKALPKGKIKMKSNWHQWCRLCGCDYPDNLDVFTIQTRNLVMAIGKYFWVDIKKNDELSQYLCRECHNLLEYLISFSEQVHRVQRMFEHLQTDNNLEGNDIRKQYGNWVHMRSFPKSSHNTETETATKDLDTAIVDSLLIIEEQEVLEEEPNTHQEEEKHQEQDQEEIELLQEHDEEAEDQEHYEEESQANEEEAEDQKEEDESVDHNITTEVISEFDHDAFDDETSVEDDTVKIEPDISFRILEQRVEADAKDISEFKCILCSKVYRKATPYKRHLVTLHGICPKDLDNCQCKQCDITFSTVNQLVAHHRTHMTTKEKKDNTCPMCSKVFTTAGALNRHIAGTHNKLTPYTCDICGKAVKTLASLKDHKLVHTDACPFECDVCHRRFKNKARLRVHSDSHTEGYDCDICGMILKTRRTLYTHREVHSDERKCKCEVCGATFKRTKTLKSHLILHTGIRPYKCNFCGAEFANGSNCRMHKRKKHPKELAEEESRRVIRSTRLPLIDDLTEASKRIKTPARKAAIRTNTSKPKKSINPSVIAMEEENEYLLDNLVGEM; this is translated from the exons atggACCTGAAGGCCCTGCCCAAAGGAAAGATCAAAATGAAGAGCAATTGGCATCAATGGTGTAGGTTATGTGGTTGCGATTACCCGGACAATTTAGATGTATTTACCATTCAGACAAGGAACCTAGTTATGGCTATTGGCAAATACTTTTGGGTAGAT attAAAAAAAACGATGAACTGAGTCAGTATTTGTGTCGAGAGTGCCATAATTTGTTGGAATATCTAATCAGCTTCTCGGAACAAGTTCATCGGGTGCAGCGAATGTTTGAACACCTCCAGACTGACAACAATTTGGAAGGTAATGATATACGGAAACAGTATGGGAACTGGGTCCACATGAGATCCTTTCCGAAGAGTTCACACAATACAGAAACAGAGACTGCAACAAAAGACTTGGATACTGCAATAGTGGACAGTTTATTAATAATTGAAGAACAGGAGGTACTTGAAGAGGAACCGAATACGCATCAGGAGGAAGAAAAGCATCAGGAACAGGATCAAGAAGAAATAGAGTTACTACAAGAGCATGATGAAGAAGCGGAAGATCAGGAGCATTACGAAGAAGAAAGCCAAGCAAATGAAGAAGAAGCGGAAGATCAGAAGGAAGAAGATGAAAGTGTTGACCATAATATAACCACCGAAGTAATATCTGAATTCGATCATGATGCATTTGATGATGAAACGTCTGTTGAGGATGATACAGTAAAAATTGAACCGGACATTAGTTTTCGCATACTAGAACAGCGGGTGGAGGCGGATGCTAAAGACATTTCAGAATTCAAATGTATATTATGTTCCAAGGTCTATAGGAAAGCTACTCCCTATAAACGTCACCTGGTCACATTGCATGGCATCTGTCCCAAGGATTTGGACAATTGTCAGTGCAAACAATGTGATATTACATTTTCAACGGTCAATCAACTTGTTGCCCATCATCGCACTCATATGACTACTAAAGAGAAGAAGGACAATACCTGCCCAATGTGTTCTAAAGTATTTACAACAGCTGGTGCTCTTAATCGGCATATTGCTGGCACCCATAACAAGCTAACTCCCTACACATGTGATATTTGCGGCAAAGCGGTCAAAACTCTGGCCAGTCTCAAGGACCATAAGCTGGTGCACACGGATGCTTGCCCATTTGAATGCGATGTTTGCCATCGGCGGTTTAAAAACAAAGCCAGATTACGA GTGCATTCAGACTCTCATACCGAGGGCTATGATTGTGATATTTGTGGGATGATATTGAAAACCCGTCGAACCCTTTACACACACCGCGAGGTGCATTCGGATGAGAGAAAATGCAAATGTGAGGTCTGCGGTGCAACTTTTAAACGTACAAAAACGCTCAAGTCTCATCTTATCCTGCATACGGGTATACGACCGTATAAATGCAATTTCTGCGGCGCGGAATTTGCCAATGGTTCGAATTGCCGAATGCATAAGCGTAAAAAGCATCCCAAGGAGTTGGCCGAAGAGGAATCAAGGCGTGTGATTCGCTCCACTCGTTTGCCTTTAATAGATGATCTGACTGAAGC CTCCAAACGTATTAAAACACCAGCCAGAAAGGCAGCAATTCGAACGAATACATCAAAACCGAAGAAAAGTATTAATCCATCGGTAATTGCtatggaagaagaaaatgaGTACCTGCTCGACAATTTGGTTGGTGAAATGTAG